GCTAACCACGACTATGCCACAAACGCTGGCCTAGTTTCTAGAGGAAAAATTCGTGGGCAGTCGGCAGCGGGCAGTGACGAAGAAACAGAATGACGAAAGTCTAATGTCGAAAGAAATCTGAAGGGCGGAATGACGAATGGGGTGCCGAAACATTTGCCGCGTTGGTGCAACTCGCAGAACACCGCGCTGCGACGAGCGCTTCGTCATTCGACATTCCTCATTTTGTTTTCTTTAGACATTTGGAATTAGACATTCGACATTACCGCTTCGCGGCTCTACAGCGCTTTGTCGGCATTGCGGGCGCGGATTTCGGGGAGGGGGTAATCGATGATCGCTAGTCCCTCCTGGCCAGAGAGCTCGCGCAGTCGACGCCAACCGCGGGTGACCAGCATTTCACGTTCGCGCACATAGGCCCGATCGAGCGCTCGCTTATCAAAAGGCCCCTCGACCACGACCGGCGCGAATTCATCGTCGACAATGAATTGCGCGAGCGCCGGATTGCAGCGGATATGGCGCTCGGCGGTCGTATGCAGCGTCTCGGGATCGATCATCCCGATCACGTAGCGAAGGTACAGATCGCTATCGACGATTTCCTCGACGTCGCCGCCGCACACGTCACAGAGATAGCCTTCTTCGCATTTAGCCATTAGAAGTCGGCAGAGGGCAGTTGGTTGGCGGGAAGAAAGTACTCGGTAACCGGTAGCCAGTAGTCGGTCGTCGGTAGCTAGACACGATCGAGTGCGTTTTTAGAACCCCTCTCCCTCTGGGTGAGGGCAGCGTGAGGGACGATGCGATCGGATCGTGCAGCTAATCCGCGCGTCGATTTCAAATCACCGCCCAACTACCGCATTCTACAGTCCCAGCACGTCGCCGATGCCGTACAGGCCGATCGGTTTGCCGGCCAAGAATCGTGCCGCACTCAACGCGCCGTGGGCGTAGCAGTCGCGATTGGTCGCCCGGACGGTGATTTCCATGGTCTCGCCCAACAGGCCGAAGATGATCGTGTGCTCGCCGGGATTGTCGCCGGTCCGGACGGCGTGAAAGCCGATTTCGCCATGCGGGCGAGCGCCAGGCCGGCCTTCGCGACCATGCTGCTGGTGCTTCTGCCCCATCTCGCCGGCAATGATCTCGCCGAATCGGAGCGCCGTGCCGCTGGGGGCATCTTCCTTAAAACGATGATGCCGCTCGATGATTTCAACGTCCGCGCCGGTTGGATGATCCTTAAGCGCCGCGGCGGCCACGCCTGACAGTTTCATCGCCAGGTTCACGGCCAGGCTCATGCTGGGGGACCAGAGCAGCGGAATCTTCGTGGCGGCCGCTTTGACGTCAGCCAGTTGGGCAGCTTCGAGTCCGGTCGTCGCCACGACCAGCGGCAACTTCTTGTCGACGCACGTTTTGGTGATCGCCACGGCGCCGGCGGGGCTCGAAAAATCGATCACCACATCGGCCGGCACGTCGAGCGTACTGCTCAGCTTCACGCCGAGCGGGCTGACCCCGGCCAACGGTCCGGCGTCCTGTCCGAGTTGCGCGTGGCCCGCCCGATCGATCGCCGCAACGATCTGCAAATCCTTTTCGGCCGCGGCCAGCGCAATCAAGCGTTGTCCCATGCGGCCCGCGGCTCCGTGAATGGCAATGCGTGTCATAGCAGGCAGTTGGCTGAGGGCAGTTGGCAGTGAATGAATTCGGCAAGCAGTTATGAAGGAAGCGGACCGAGCAGTTTCTTACTGCCCACCGCCTACTGCTCACTAACTATAGAGTTGAATCGCTTTGACGATTTCGTCGAAGTCGTTGGGCACGGCGACGGCGCGGTTGGCGTAAGCGGCCCGTTGCACGCCCCGGCTTCCGAGCACCTCGTTGAACTTGTCTTGATCGGTCGTGTGATAGGCCACGGTGGCAGTCGGATCCTTCAACTGGTGGCCCGTCAGGATGCAGACCACGCGTTCGTTGGCGCCAATGACGCCTTCGTGACGAAGCAATCTTGCACCGGCGACGCTCGCGGCGCTGGCCGGTTCGCAGCCCAGCCCACCGGCGCCGACCTGGGCCTTGGCGTCCATGATTTCCTGGTCCGAAACCTCGCGGACCACGCCGTCGCATGTTTCCAGGGCACGCAAACACTTGTTAAGGTTCACGGGCCGATTGATTTCGATGGCGCTGGCAATTGTCGAAGCCCGGCGTCCTAGGCGATCGAGCTCGCCGTAATACGTTTCGACGACGTCGACATTGGGCGTGCCGTCGTTCCAACGCACGCCGCGGCGATCGTATAGTTCGTACAGCGTATTGGCGCCGGCCGCATTGATCACCGCCAATCGTGGCACGCGATCGATCAGACCAAGGTCGCGCAGCTCGGAGAAGGCCTTGCCGAAGGCGCTCGAGTTGCCGAGGTTTCCGCCCGGCACTACGATCCAGTCAGGGACCTGCCAGCGCAGCCCTTCCAGGACCCGGTACATGATCGTTTTCTGCCCTTCCAGCCGGAAGGGATTCACGCTGTTGACCAGGTAGATGCCCAGTTCGCGCGAGGCTTCTTTGACGCGCGCCATGGCGTCGTCGAAGTCGCCTGCAATTTGCACCGTCAGCGCGCCATAATCGAGGGCCTGCGATAGCTTGCCGTAGGAGATCTTGCCCGTGCCGATGAAGATGACCGCCTTCATCAACTTCGTCACTGAGCAGTAGGCCGCCAGCGAGGCGCTAGTATTGCCGGTCGAAGCACAGGCCGCGCGGCTGGCCCCGATCGTGCGGGCGTGCGTGAACGCGGCCGACATGCCGTTATCTTTGAAGCTGCCTGAGGGGTTCATCCCCTCATATTCCAGGTACAGCCGGTCGGGCTGCAAACCGACGAAGCGGGCGACCGAGGGGGCCAACTGCAAAAGGGTCTGCCCTTCGCCGATCGTGACGATTTGCGACAACGGGGCGAACGGCAGCAGCTCATGAAAGCGCCACACGCCGCTCAGGCAGAGCGGATCGAATCGGCGCGACCATTTCTCTTCGAAGTAGGCCAGCGACGTGGGGGGGCGCAGCCGGTCCCAGTCGTAAACGACGTCCAGCAGATCGCCACACGCCTCGCATTGGACCCGGACCTCGTCGATGCCGTAGGTCGTCCCGCAGCGCGGCGAGATGCATTTCTGGAAGGCGAGATCGGTCTTCGCTGCCACGCTAATTGCTGACGCCTCCGGCGGTTTGGCGCGTCAACGACGCGCAAGAGAAATAGTCTACGCCAGGGTCGTCAGAGCATCAAGTTCGGACGATTGCCGGTGGTGCGTCAGTCTGAAATTATCTCAGGGTGCTCGACGGTCAAAATGCTGACGCACTGATCGTCAACAAGCAGGTATTCTCGCAGCCCTTTGACGACAACGTGAGAGTTAAAAAGCGGTCGCTTTTTCTCCAGTTCAAGCCATCCTCCTTGCTCAACCTCGTAGAGCCATCCGTTGCCCTCGTGGTAATTATCCCAGAACTCGCATAGATCGCGCTCGTCCAATACGCGAAACCATACCGGATTATGAAAGATGACTCGTAACGTGGATGGTCCCACCGCCTGAATCCGAATTACTAAGTCCCCGTCAAATTCAATGGATTGAATTTCGGTTCGCTTGAAGCGAGCAGCGGGCGGAAATGGCAGGCATTTGGGCTGGTTCATGCCCCCATGATATACCGCAGGATGGGCGCATGAAAAAGCCGCCCTGAGGGGTTGTGGGGCATTCTGAAATCAGGAATTAACCATATATGCTGACGAGGAAATAGAACAACGCGGAAGCGATCGCCTCGGTGGCCGCAAATAAGACCAAGAGTGTCAAACTTGCCTGTTTGCGGCCGAGCAAAAAGCCCGCAAAACCAATGGGAATCCATATCGGGCTAAGGGCAATAATTAGAAACCAAGCCTCCGCGCCGATACTGCGAGCGACGAACCTTATTGCCGCCAACGTGATGGCACCGAACGTGATGACGAGAAACGCGGTGGCAAGCGAAAGATGAAGTTTCCTGCCGCGATGGTACCTGGCGGGATGGTTACGGACGAACGCAGCCTAGACATCGCCGATTGCAGAACGACCAGCTACCCATCGCCAATGGTGGTCAGTTTGAAGCTTGAAGTCCAAAGGCTATTCACCCGAGCAAGCGTTGTCGGGCACGCTCAACGGCATGGAGGAAGTCGCACAATTCGACGCTGTGCAAGATTGCCGCCTCGTTCAATCCAGGGCCGGGCGTTTCAAGCATGATCGTTCCGTCATCGCATGAAAGGCGAGCAAAAAACTTACCGCGAAAATAGATCTCGGCGAACAGGCCGTCGTAGTCAGGCTCGCTCGCAAGAATGATCTCGGCTTCGCTCATCATTCTATGATACCCGGCGGGAGGGACGGCTTGGAAATCGCAGACTCAACTACTGCCCAATCGCAGTCAGTTTGAGGTTGGCGATCAGGAAAACCTGTGGTGGTCTCGCCGGAGTTCATCGGCCCAAGCACGCAACTGTTCGGCGTGTACACCGGGGAATGTTGAAGGATTTTCCGGTTCTATTTCGAGCCGGACGAGTCGGACGCGGACCGATTCGAGCAATGTGTCGTGGTAATGCTCAATGACGAATCGCGACCAATTCTCTTTATCCAAGTGACCGGCGGCCAACGCAGTCAGGAAAGTGGCAAAATCTTCGCGAAGTGATTCGTTGATTTTACTCATCACCCCATGATAGCCGGCGGGAGGGGCGGCTTGGAAATCTCGGACCGCACCACGACCCCATCGCCGGATGTGAGTTAACTCGGGTCGGTTGTCGGTCGTAGGTGCCAATCAGCGCCGCATTCCAGGCATTGCTGGGCTAACGGGGCTCGTAATGGCTTTCCGCAATGCGAACACAGGACGACGGGCCGCTCCGTTACCTTTTTCGGTACGAGTTTGACATCTGCGCCATCCAAGCTTTGCCGCAGGAGATCGAGAAAATCGGTTGTGCCCAGGAGCGCCCGATAGCGGACCACCTGCTGGGCAATGACACGGCGACCGTCACTGCCGCGCACTAAGGCGTCTTGGTAGCCCGACCACCCACGCCAGCGCTCCTTGGCCCGGCGCAGCGTGTCAAATGCCAATATTGTCTTTTCCTGCATGACGGTTCGCCCCATGTGGTAATTGTCTTCGGCAGGAGGGCAGATTTCTGGGGGCCGCATCCGTCGTTGTATTGCTTGATCACCCGCGGCTGTCGCTGGCAGAATCCGTCTACCACATTGAGGGTGACGGTATGTCCTTTAGATTGCGGACCTAAGCGCCAAACTCTAAAAACACTGTCAGAATGAGTAACCTACTGGCAGTGGATCTGTTCATCCACGACACGTATTTCATCGTTGGTTGGCCGCAGGCGGCGATCCTAGGAATCGCGCTGCTCGCCATCCCGGCCGGCATCGCCTGGGCTGTCGCACGTAGTCGGCGATAGGCCTAGCGCAATCGCCGCTGGCAAGCGGCGGGACTTTGTAGCTACTGCGCGATCTGTTCCACCGGCTAAATGGCAATTTGACAGCCGTTTTGAGGCGTTTACAATGGAAAGTCTCTGCACACCGCACGCGGGGTCCGTTGAGAGATTTCTGCCGGAGATTGCCTCAGATGAAGAAGGCCGAGTCGAAAGTCTACAAGGAACGGCTGCTGGCACTGCGGTCCCGACTCCGCGGGGAAGTGAATCAGCTGGCGAATGCCGCTTTGAAGAAGAACCGCCCTGACGGGGCCGGTGACCAGTCGTCGATGCCCATTCACATGGCCGACCTGGGAAGCGACAATTTCGAGCAGGAATTCACCCTGTCGCTGATGGAAAACGAAGAGGATACGCTAGTGGCCATCGAGTCGGCCCTCGAGCGGATCGAGGACTGCACCTACGGCCAGTGCGAGGAATGCGGGGTCAAGATCCCCAAAGCCCGCCTGAACGCGATCCCCTACGCTCCGCTGTGCGTCAAATGTGCGTCGCAGCTCGAGCGGCGCTAGTTTCCCGCGGCGGGATTTCCGGCGGCTAAGATACCCCAGCTTGGCTTCGGCGCCTCGCTGGTTGATCTTTTACCCGCGCTGCCAGCGTCGCCGATGCCCAGCCTGCCGGGCTAGGCATTGTCTCGTGATTTCGCCCCCGGCGACGAGCCCATTCACCGCTAGCCGACCTCCTCCGCGCCGAGGATGCGAATCGATCCCCCCCCCAGCGGTGCTCCGCCGCTCGCGATCTTGACGCAGGGGCCTCGATAGCCCTAAGGTCGTAGCATTCACGTGGCGAAGGCGGGTAGAGTCCGCCGGTTTCGCCTGGTTCATCGCGAAAAACAGAGACCGACCTGCCATGAAGCGGGTTCCCCTGAATCGATACCTGGTGTTCGTCACGATCGCGGCTATCGGCTGCGCGGTCGACCTGGCGACCAAGCATTGGGTGTTTGGCTGGCTGGGCATGCCCCGCCACGACGAGTTCAAAGTCTGGTGGATCTGGGAGCCGTACTTCGGCCTGCAAACCAGCACGAATCAGGGAGCCCTGTTTGGAGTCGGACAGGGCAAAGTCTGGCTGTTTGCCGTCGCGTCGTTCGTCGCACTAGTGGGAATCAGCTATTGGCTGTTCGTCGCCGGCGCCGCGCGCGACTGGCTGCTGACCGTGGCGCTGGCGGTTGTGATGGGGGGAGTGTTAGGCAATTTGCACGATCGGCTGGGATTGTGGGCCATCCCGGAAATGCCGGGGGCGCGCATGCATGCCGTCCGCGATTGGATTCTCTTTCAGTGGCCCCCCTGGCAGTGGCCCAATTTCAATATCGCCGACAGCCTCCTCGTCAGCGGGGGTGCCTTGCTGTTCGTCCACGCTTTGACGCAACCGGCGCGCGGTGATCAAAAACACGCCACGCCCGCCAATCATCACGCGTGACGAAAAACCTCGAAAATTACTCGGATTCGGCGCAAGAGAGATTGATTTTGCATGCGGATTGCGGGTATTAAGGAACGGGGATGCCCAAAGGTAGTAACTTCGATTTCGTTGTTGCCGACCTTGGGCTGGACTGCAACACATGCGCACGCCGGTTAAAGTCAGACTTTCTCGCGGGCAAGACGGGGGCCCGCTGAGGGCGCCGTGGCGCATGGGCAAACGGAAAGAATCCGGGGCCACATCATGAAGCTGTCGCGCACCGTCGTCTACGCGATCCAGGCAACTTTGCAATTGGCGCAGTCGAAGACTGGCGCGCCGGTTCCTTGCAGTCAGCTTGCCGCTAGTAACGCGATGCCGGAGCGTTTTCTGCTGCAGATCCTTCGCAGCCTGGTGACGCATGGGATCCTCAGTTCGACGCGCGGTGTCGTGGGAGGCTACATGCTGCAGCGCCGCCCGCAGGACGTCACGGTGCTGGATCTGCTCGAAGCAATCGAAGGCCCGTTGACGGCCAGCGTACCTTCGAACGGCTCACTGGCCGAGTACACGTTGACGAAGCTGCAAAAGACTCTGGAGGATGTGACCGCTGCAAAGCGTCACGAGCTGAGCCAGATCACGCTGGCGGATCTGCTGCCTCCGGAGGACCCCCAGGCAAACCCTCCTAGCCCGCCGGCCGCCGTCAATAAAACGTGCTAAGGGGCAAAACCCCAAGCACGCAAGAACCGCCTCGCCGGCGTCGAGCAACCAGAGATCTGATACTCTTCCGGCCACGGTCCCCGCACCAGGGGACTTAGTCCTAGCGCCGCGGACGCGCTGTAGCAAGCCACTCCGCACCTCGCGATCACGACAAATACACCGCCTATGCCGGGCTTTTGACAAGGCACGTAACCAAACCTAGAATTCAGCCCATTCGTGGGACTCAGCAGGCGGCCTGTTTGGTCGCATTCTGGGGCGGTAGCTCAGTTGGGAGAGCGCTGCGTTCGCAATGCAGAGGTCGAGGGTTCGACTCCCTTCCGCTCCACTATACAGCGTAAAGACTTGCGTTAACTCAAAACGACCGACCGGCCCGCGATACCCACAATAGTACCCACAATCACGGGTCGCGGGCCGGCCGAATCGGACTTTCCAGGACATGGTCAACCATGTTTTTTCGGGAGGTCCGTCATGTCGCGTCGTCATCTTCAAAAGCCTTGGCTCCACGAAGCCAGCGGCTATTTCTGCACCTCCGTCAATCGTCGGCGGGTCTATCTGGACAAGGACTTCCAGGTCGCCTGCCGCAAGTTGCGGGAGCTTCGGGCCGAGCAAAAACGTGGCGCCGTCACCCGGGACTGGCTCGATGCTCCATTCGCCGATTTGGCTGACGAATTCCTCGACGACCTCAAGGCTCGTCGGAAACCGACGACACATCAGAGCTACCGCTACCGGTTGCTGCGCGCCCTGAAGGTGCTGGGGGGGCAAATCCGCGTCGGCGAACTTCGAAAGCTTCACTTGGCAAAGATTGAACAGCAGTTGAACACCCGGTATAGCCCTACTACGCTCAAGGACACGATTGCCGCCGTGCAATCGGTTTTCTCCTGGGCTGTGCGCCACGACGTTCTCGTCGATAATCCGCTTGCGGGTTACGTCAAACCTCGCGCCCGGATGCGGACTCGAGTGATCGAACCATCCGAATTTCGTGCCTTGTTGCGGAATAGCGACGCGGCCTTTCGAAGAGTCCTTGTTTCCTTGCGGCTTACCGGATGCCGGCCGGGCGAACTTCGTAAGCTGAAATGGGAATGGGTCGACCTCGAACAGGGAGTCTGGATACTCCCTGACCACAAAACGATCACGACTCAGCGGCAGCCAAAACCACGAGTCATTCCGCTCCCCGACGCGATATGGAAGCTTTGCCGCTGGCTGGCCCGCGCCAACCACCAGCCAAGCGACCGAGTGTTTCGTAATGCTCGCGGCAAGCCATATTCGAAAGACTGCCTCTGCCGAAAGATGGATCGCATCCGTATGCGTTCGGGCCTCGGCCTTAAAGCCGGCGAGCGATTGGTCCTCTATAGCGCTCGCCATACCTTTGCTACGGAGACATCGGGGGCGATTAGTGATATCGAACTCGCGGAACTGCTTGGACAAACCGATACCCGCACCACTCGGCGTTAC
The sequence above is a segment of the Pirellulales bacterium genome. Coding sequences within it:
- the dapB gene encoding 4-hydroxy-tetrahydrodipicolinate reductase, with the translated sequence MTRIAIHGAAGRMGQRLIALAAAEKDLQIVAAIDRAGHAQLGQDAGPLAGVSPLGVKLSSTLDVPADVVIDFSSPAGAVAITKTCVDKKLPLVVATTGLEAAQLADVKAAATKIPLLWSPSMSLAVNLAMKLSGVAAAALKDHPTGADVEIIERHHRFKEDAPSGTALRFGEIIAGEMGQKHQQHGREGRPGARPHGEIGFHAVRTGDNPGEHTIIFGLLGETMEITVRATNRDCYAHGALSAARFLAGKPIGLYGIGDVLGL
- the thrC gene encoding threonine synthase, producing MAAKTDLAFQKCISPRCGTTYGIDEVRVQCEACGDLLDVVYDWDRLRPPTSLAYFEEKWSRRFDPLCLSGVWRFHELLPFAPLSQIVTIGEGQTLLQLAPSVARFVGLQPDRLYLEYEGMNPSGSFKDNGMSAAFTHARTIGASRAACASTGNTSASLAAYCSVTKLMKAVIFIGTGKISYGKLSQALDYGALTVQIAGDFDDAMARVKEASRELGIYLVNSVNPFRLEGQKTIMYRVLEGLRWQVPDWIVVPGGNLGNSSAFGKAFSELRDLGLIDRVPRLAVINAAGANTLYELYDRRGVRWNDGTPNVDVVETYYGELDRLGRRASTIASAIEINRPVNLNKCLRALETCDGVVREVSDQEIMDAKAQVGAGGLGCEPASAASVAGARLLRHEGVIGANERVVCILTGHQLKDPTATVAYHTTDQDKFNEVLGSRGVQRAAYANRAVAVPNDFDEIVKAIQLYS
- a CDS encoding TraR/DksA family transcriptional regulator encodes the protein MKKAESKVYKERLLALRSRLRGEVNQLANAALKKNRPDGAGDQSSMPIHMADLGSDNFEQEFTLSLMENEEDTLVAIESALERIEDCTYGQCEECGVKIPKARLNAIPYAPLCVKCASQLERR
- a CDS encoding signal peptidase II; translated protein: MKRVPLNRYLVFVTIAAIGCAVDLATKHWVFGWLGMPRHDEFKVWWIWEPYFGLQTSTNQGALFGVGQGKVWLFAVASFVALVGISYWLFVAGAARDWLLTVALAVVMGGVLGNLHDRLGLWAIPEMPGARMHAVRDWILFQWPPWQWPNFNIADSLLVSGGALLFVHALTQPARGDQKHATPANHHA
- a CDS encoding Rrf2 family transcriptional regulator; protein product: MKLSRTVVYAIQATLQLAQSKTGAPVPCSQLAASNAMPERFLLQILRSLVTHGILSSTRGVVGGYMLQRRPQDVTVLDLLEAIEGPLTASVPSNGSLAEYTLTKLQKTLEDVTAAKRHELSQITLADLLPPEDPQANPPSPPAAVNKTC
- a CDS encoding site-specific integrase: MSRRHLQKPWLHEASGYFCTSVNRRRVYLDKDFQVACRKLRELRAEQKRGAVTRDWLDAPFADLADEFLDDLKARRKPTTHQSYRYRLLRALKVLGGQIRVGELRKLHLAKIEQQLNTRYSPTTLKDTIAAVQSVFSWAVRHDVLVDNPLAGYVKPRARMRTRVIEPSEFRALLRNSDAAFRRVLVSLRLTGCRPGELRKLKWEWVDLEQGVWILPDHKTITTQRQPKPRVIPLPDAIWKLCRWLARANHQPSDRVFRNARGKPYSKDCLCRKMDRIRMRSGLGLKAGERLVLYSARHTFATETSGAISDIELAELLGQTDTRTTRRYVHFNVARLREIQRRAQAGRQAQGNA